A region from the Streptomyces sp. 3214.6 genome encodes:
- a CDS encoding MFS transporter, with protein sequence MATSPSPVTTAQHTSTPPRQTPTHGPTGGPTHGPSAGPTGDPTHHPTVSTTGDPAHGPGPTPGAAAPRGRNLLLVLIALCTAVTAANIYLAAPLLPLIARDFGSTPSAVAWIASVAQFGYAAGLLFFAPLGDRVNRRRLVAVLSLVTAAALVAGASAAGTGALAAAVLVASAATVVPQLLVPLVAERAPADRRARHVAAVIAGLFTGIVAARVLGGLAGQAFGWRAVFVGAAVLTTALGLLTAAALPAERRRAREGHLFAGLTAMPGLVRRSPDLWRACVRQAGMYGAWSALWTSLALLLTSDESYGLSTATAGLFGLFGLTASAVAPLAGGLVDRFGAAKVVRNAYLLAAVSVPLFWLGGQVLAALFAAAILIHAALVASHVANQTLALTTTSAPATANSAYVVAGFAGGATASALAGLAFTHFGWTGVVAVAATWLLLGWTTTATRRPTIPTHR encoded by the coding sequence ATGGCGACCTCGCCGTCCCCGGTCACCACCGCCCAACACACGAGCACCCCGCCCCGGCAGACACCTACCCATGGCCCGACCGGGGGACCGACACACGGTCCGTCGGCCGGCCCTACCGGCGACCCGACCCATCACCCCACCGTCAGCACGACCGGCGATCCGGCCCACGGGCCTGGTCCGACCCCCGGCGCCGCCGCCCCCCGCGGTCGGAACCTCCTCCTCGTCCTCATCGCTCTCTGCACCGCCGTCACGGCCGCCAACATCTACCTCGCGGCCCCACTGCTGCCCCTCATCGCCCGCGACTTCGGCTCGACGCCCTCGGCCGTGGCCTGGATCGCCTCGGTCGCCCAGTTCGGGTACGCGGCCGGCCTGCTCTTCTTCGCCCCGCTCGGCGACCGTGTGAACCGGCGCCGACTGGTCGCCGTCCTCTCGCTGGTCACCGCGGCGGCCCTGGTCGCCGGGGCCTCGGCCGCCGGGACCGGCGCCCTCGCGGCGGCCGTGCTCGTCGCCTCGGCCGCGACCGTCGTCCCGCAGCTCCTCGTCCCGCTGGTCGCCGAACGCGCGCCCGCCGACCGGCGCGCCCGGCATGTGGCCGCCGTCATCGCCGGACTGTTCACCGGCATCGTCGCCGCGCGAGTCCTCGGCGGACTCGCCGGACAGGCGTTCGGCTGGCGGGCGGTGTTCGTGGGCGCGGCCGTCCTCACCACGGCCCTGGGCCTGCTGACCGCGGCCGCCCTCCCCGCCGAGCGCCGCCGCGCCCGCGAGGGCCACCTCTTCGCCGGCCTCACCGCGATGCCGGGCCTGGTGCGACGCTCGCCCGACCTGTGGCGGGCCTGCGTACGCCAGGCCGGGATGTACGGCGCCTGGAGCGCGTTGTGGACCTCCCTGGCCCTTCTGCTGACGAGCGACGAGTCGTACGGCCTGTCGACGGCCACCGCCGGTCTGTTCGGTCTCTTCGGACTGACCGCCAGCGCCGTCGCGCCCCTGGCGGGCGGGCTGGTCGACCGCTTCGGCGCGGCGAAGGTGGTCCGCAACGCGTACCTGCTCGCGGCCGTCTCCGTGCCGCTGTTCTGGCTGGGTGGGCAGGTGCTCGCGGCGCTGTTCGCGGCCGCGATCCTGATCCACGCGGCGCTCGTCGCCTCCCACGTCGCCAACCAGACCCTCGCTCTGACCACCACCTCGGCCCCGGCCACCGCCAACAGCGCCTACGTCGTCGCAGGCTTCGCCGGCGGCGCCACCGCTTCGGCGCTGGCCGGCCTCGCCTTCACCCACTTCGGCTGGACCGGAGTCGTCGCGGTAGCGGCCACCTGGCTGCTCCTGGGCTGGACAACCACGGCCACTCGCCGCCCCACCATCCCGACGCACCGCTGA
- a CDS encoding TetR family transcriptional regulator, which yields MATTRDPEATKARIFDSAVAEFARHGIAGARIDRIAAEAKANKQLIYAYFGNKAELFSQVLGRCMVDLAAAVPVDPDDIEGWIDRLMDYHAAHPELLRLLYWEGIEYGTAELPDEAERQQHYALKVAAMRDGQDRGVITDAIPAPDLLFLLVAIANWTTVVPQMSRILVGAEDTDRVRLRASVKEAARRLIAKP from the coding sequence ATGGCAACGACCAGGGACCCCGAGGCCACCAAGGCGCGGATCTTCGATTCGGCCGTCGCGGAGTTCGCCCGCCACGGCATCGCGGGCGCCCGCATCGACCGTATCGCCGCCGAGGCCAAGGCGAACAAGCAGCTCATCTACGCCTACTTCGGCAACAAGGCGGAGCTGTTCTCCCAGGTCCTCGGCCGCTGCATGGTCGACCTCGCCGCCGCCGTCCCCGTCGACCCGGACGACATCGAGGGCTGGATCGACCGGCTGATGGACTACCACGCCGCCCACCCCGAACTCCTGCGCCTCCTCTACTGGGAGGGCATCGAGTACGGCACCGCCGAGCTGCCCGACGAGGCGGAACGCCAGCAGCACTACGCGCTCAAGGTCGCCGCCATGCGGGACGGCCAGGACCGGGGCGTGATCACCGACGCCATCCCGGCCCCCGACCTGCTCTTCCTGCTGGTCGCGATCGCCAACTGGACCACCGTCGTCCCCCAGATGAGCCGCATCCTGGTGGGCGCCGAGGACACCGACCGCGTCCGCCTGCGCGCCTCGGTCAAGGAGGCGGCGCGCAGGCTCATCGCGAAGCCCTGA
- a CDS encoding hybrid sensor histidine kinase/response regulator yields the protein MSSRPSRGAARLAAILDALPDALVLVNANGTVVNANTIALETFETPGTALVGRGLLDLLPEFDSKLIPGSMRRPDHMDPRGRTKPTRMVARRTDGSEFPVEVTSANLENGQQAYDGYGYASASDELLMLVVRDLSGTVDTEAELARSQRQTEMILRAAAEGVVGTDTDGRIVLVNPAAAQILGYRASDLGGKELHTLVLHSRADGSPFPYDESPLADTLRSGRKHRVRGQVLWSKGGEKVSVDLTTAPVRDGDQLVGAVMTFTDRRPYDALAEEKDAVEKRHEEELEKLSEEHASDLTALRQQHVTEVEELRERHEEELAAGEERYAALGEREKDRFEALAGRHDQLLTLLGDSLRGPLDELRRELAALAADDAGQLWPEANQVLHHLSAGYSRITTLIDNVLGYQRLDTGAESVDRTKVMLDAVVAAGVDGAVELIGPGRVQFAVHAPPIEAEVDARLLATALAHLVADVAGVDATGNAPVSAGGYMDNTVVVAAAQRGEVVRIEVRGPYAGGDRVHEPIVRGIVRAHGGVLQTHEVPGMSGSAYVLEVPLGGGAGAVAAPAAMALPALASSAGPDAGMGAGVGMGAGVGMGMGTASAEEPPGEQGAGGRRRARRSSVDAFLESDGPGAEGGADAEAAVPTGRRRRRAASAAPAGEQTPGEVSANADAEGANGADGAEGSGGTGRRRGRSAEVAVVGAEAGVDGGVGTAFGAAVDGGVSEGAVVTAAEHAAGTAASGTGLGGTVPPQGVPAPGGRRARHAPDGGQQPQNALPPALPALASAAPPADASPTGMGTGTGTDVGTEGENGQPTGRRRRALAAANERAAAQEAGPRAVFALPPAEADRAPDGSGGTSAADQSRAAGPVSAQGPTPAQGPIPAQGPVPASGPVPGQGPVPASGPVPGQGAVPASGPVPAQGPPLPSSGPLPASGPLPASGPLPASGPLPASGPLPVAGPLPVPSPLPVPAPGAVPGAGVVQVPAQAPVPGQVPIPAQAQASGQGHVQAPAQVPVQGSSEGPTGDHGRHDAVPHDQADDHTPPQPHPTNAPTGRRRRAVAQPAEAVGMAGEGVPAGAQAAVPAQGHPQVQAQLQAQAGEGVERAGAAQAVGSHNPAVAAPPAPGQGQPLPAEAAPAPAQAMPGAPAAQTPGGGTPLPPEAVVGQPRAAQPLPAEAAAGLPMDPNSTQGRAISVRTLGQGVPFTRQAAQVQQLQPQPQQAPATPAPNAPGASGRRRKLGTPPDPAARPEQTGRPEQTARPHPPAEQPVGPQAPQASVAPQLPMPSQAVGAQAPQSTATPTRTPAPTSASSPLPHPSLAGQTRLVPGSATEGAGRSYAIGAPDENAAEGPEPLDGPGGAVEVADPPRPQPLDDELPPEPLDNPRRLLVWPAPDVSTQQALSDRGYRPVIVHSREEVDAQIAAFPAALFVDPLTGPITRTALQSLRTAAVAAEVPVLVTAGLGQATREAAYGADPAVLLKALAPRDSEQHPPRVLLIEQHAEIALALTSTLERRGMQVARAASDADAVTLAGQLRPNLVVMDLMQVHRRQSGILDWLRANGQLNRTPLVVYTAAVDQADLPRLASGETVLFLAERSTSPEVQGRIVDLLARIGTN from the coding sequence GTGAGCAGCAGGCCATCCCGAGGCGCTGCTCGCCTCGCAGCCATACTCGATGCACTTCCCGACGCGTTGGTGCTGGTCAACGCCAACGGGACCGTCGTCAACGCGAACACCATCGCGCTCGAGACGTTCGAGACGCCGGGCACGGCGCTGGTGGGGCGTGGGCTGCTCGATCTTCTTCCGGAGTTTGACTCCAAGCTCATTCCGGGCTCGATGCGGCGGCCCGACCACATGGACCCGCGGGGCCGGACCAAGCCGACCCGGATGGTCGCCCGGCGGACGGACGGGTCCGAGTTCCCCGTCGAGGTCACCAGCGCCAATCTCGAGAACGGCCAGCAGGCCTACGACGGCTACGGCTACGCCTCCGCATCCGACGAGCTGCTGATGCTCGTCGTACGCGATCTGTCCGGCACGGTGGACACCGAGGCCGAGCTGGCGCGTTCGCAGCGGCAGACCGAGATGATCCTGCGGGCCGCGGCCGAGGGCGTCGTGGGCACCGACACCGACGGGCGGATCGTGCTCGTCAATCCGGCCGCCGCCCAGATACTGGGTTACCGGGCGAGTGATCTGGGCGGCAAGGAGCTGCACACCCTCGTGCTGCACTCGCGCGCCGACGGCTCGCCGTTCCCGTACGACGAGTCGCCGCTCGCCGACACCCTGCGCTCCGGGCGCAAGCACCGGGTGCGCGGGCAGGTGCTGTGGTCCAAGGGCGGGGAGAAGGTGTCCGTCGACCTGACCACCGCTCCCGTGCGCGACGGCGACCAACTCGTCGGCGCCGTCATGACCTTCACCGACCGGCGGCCCTACGACGCCCTCGCCGAGGAGAAGGACGCCGTCGAGAAGCGGCACGAGGAGGAGCTGGAGAAGCTCTCCGAGGAGCACGCCTCCGACCTCACCGCGCTGCGCCAGCAGCACGTCACCGAGGTCGAGGAGCTGCGCGAGCGGCACGAGGAGGAGCTCGCGGCGGGCGAGGAGCGGTACGCCGCGCTCGGGGAGCGGGAGAAGGACCGCTTCGAGGCGCTCGCCGGGCGGCACGATCAGCTGCTCACCCTGCTCGGGGACTCCCTGCGCGGCCCCCTGGACGAGCTGCGCCGCGAGCTGGCCGCGCTCGCCGCGGACGACGCCGGCCAGCTGTGGCCCGAGGCCAACCAGGTGCTCCATCACCTGTCGGCGGGCTACTCGCGGATCACGACGCTCATCGACAACGTGCTCGGCTATCAGCGTCTCGACACCGGCGCGGAGTCGGTCGACCGGACGAAGGTGATGCTGGACGCCGTCGTCGCCGCCGGTGTCGACGGTGCGGTGGAGCTCATCGGGCCGGGGCGGGTGCAGTTCGCGGTGCACGCGCCGCCCATCGAGGCCGAGGTCGACGCGCGGCTCCTCGCGACCGCGCTCGCGCACCTCGTGGCGGACGTCGCGGGCGTCGACGCCACCGGCAACGCGCCCGTCTCGGCGGGCGGCTACATGGACAACACCGTCGTGGTGGCGGCCGCCCAGCGCGGGGAGGTCGTACGCATCGAGGTGCGCGGGCCGTACGCCGGCGGCGACCGCGTGCACGAGCCGATCGTGCGCGGGATCGTGCGTGCACACGGGGGCGTGCTCCAGACGCACGAGGTGCCGGGCATGAGCGGCAGCGCGTATGTCCTCGAGGTGCCGCTCGGCGGCGGGGCGGGGGCCGTGGCGGCTCCGGCGGCCATGGCACTGCCCGCCCTCGCGTCCAGCGCAGGCCCGGATGCGGGCATGGGCGCGGGCGTGGGCATGGGCGCGGGCGTGGGCATGGGCATGGGCACGGCTTCGGCGGAGGAGCCTCCGGGCGAGCAGGGCGCCGGTGGGCGCCGACGGGCCCGACGGTCCTCCGTGGACGCCTTCCTGGAGAGTGACGGCCCGGGCGCCGAGGGCGGTGCCGACGCGGAGGCGGCGGTTCCGACCGGACGGCGGCGCAGGCGTGCCGCCTCCGCCGCCCCGGCCGGGGAGCAGACGCCGGGTGAGGTGTCCGCGAACGCGGACGCGGAGGGCGCGAACGGCGCGGATGGCGCAGAGGGTTCCGGCGGTACCGGGCGGCGGCGCGGGCGGTCGGCCGAGGTCGCCGTCGTGGGGGCCGAGGCGGGCGTCGACGGCGGTGTCGGCACGGCGTTCGGTGCGGCGGTCGACGGGGGTGTGAGCGAGGGCGCTGTCGTCACGGCCGCCGAGCATGCGGCGGGGACCGCCGCCTCGGGTACGGGGCTCGGCGGCACCGTACCGCCGCAGGGCGTACCGGCTCCGGGTGGACGGCGGGCCCGGCACGCGCCGGACGGCGGCCAGCAGCCCCAGAACGCGTTGCCGCCCGCGCTGCCGGCGCTCGCGAGCGCAGCACCGCCAGCCGACGCCTCGCCGACGGGCATGGGCACGGGTACCGGTACCGATGTAGGTACGGAGGGGGAGAACGGGCAGCCGACCGGGCGCCGTCGGCGTGCCTTGGCCGCGGCGAACGAGCGCGCCGCCGCGCAGGAGGCGGGGCCGCGTGCGGTGTTCGCCCTGCCGCCCGCGGAGGCCGACCGGGCGCCGGACGGCTCCGGCGGCACGAGCGCGGCCGACCAGTCCCGGGCCGCGGGCCCGGTTTCGGCGCAGGGGCCGACTCCGGCGCAGGGTCCGATCCCCGCGCAGGGGCCTGTTCCGGCGTCGGGTCCCGTGCCTGGTCAGGGGCCTGTTCCGGCGTCGGGTCCCGTGCCTGGTCAGGGGGCTGTTCCCGCATCGGGTCCCGTGCCGGCTCAGGGGCCGCCTCTTCCTTCCTCGGGTCCCCTTCCTGCCTCGGGTCCCCTTCCTGCCTCGGGTCCCCTTCCTGCCTCGGGTCCCCTTCCTGCCTCGGGTCCCCTTCCTGTGGCTGGTCCTCTTCCCGTGCCAAGTCCTCTGCCGGTTCCGGCTCCTGGAGCGGTTCCGGGGGCGGGAGTGGTTCAGGTGCCCGCCCAGGCCCCGGTTCCCGGCCAAGTGCCGATTCCCGCGCAGGCCCAGGCCTCTGGTCAGGGTCATGTCCAGGCACCGGCACAGGTGCCGGTTCAGGGTTCCTCCGAGGGGCCGACGGGCGATCATGGGCGGCACGACGCCGTCCCTCACGACCAGGCCGACGACCACACCCCGCCCCAGCCGCACCCCACGAACGCGCCCACGGGTCGCCGCCGCCGGGCCGTCGCCCAGCCCGCGGAGGCTGTCGGCATGGCCGGGGAGGGCGTGCCCGCGGGGGCCCAGGCCGCCGTCCCGGCACAGGGTCACCCCCAAGTGCAGGCCCAGTTGCAGGCCCAGGCGGGGGAGGGTGTCGAGCGGGCCGGCGCCGCGCAGGCAGTCGGCAGCCACAACCCGGCCGTTGCCGCACCCCCCGCGCCCGGTCAGGGGCAGCCGCTCCCGGCCGAAGCGGCGCCCGCCCCCGCGCAGGCCATGCCGGGCGCCCCGGCCGCGCAGACGCCCGGCGGAGGCACCCCGCTTCCGCCCGAGGCCGTCGTAGGGCAGCCGCGGGCGGCGCAGCCGTTGCCCGCCGAGGCCGCGGCGGGTCTGCCCATGGACCCCAACTCGACGCAGGGGCGGGCGATCAGCGTGCGCACCCTGGGGCAGGGCGTGCCCTTCACCCGGCAGGCCGCGCAGGTGCAGCAGCTCCAGCCGCAGCCCCAGCAGGCGCCGGCCACCCCTGCCCCGAACGCCCCCGGTGCTTCCGGGCGGCGCCGCAAGCTGGGGACTCCGCCCGACCCGGCCGCCCGCCCGGAGCAGACGGGCCGACCTGAGCAGACGGCGCGCCCGCACCCGCCGGCCGAGCAGCCCGTCGGACCGCAGGCCCCGCAGGCCTCGGTGGCCCCGCAGCTGCCGATGCCGTCGCAGGCCGTCGGGGCCCAGGCGCCGCAGTCCACCGCGACGCCCACCCGCACACCTGCCCCGACGTCCGCCTCCTCGCCCCTTCCGCATCCCTCCCTCGCCGGTCAGACGCGGCTCGTGCCCGGGTCGGCGACCGAGGGCGCCGGGCGGTCGTACGCCATAGGGGCGCCGGACGAGAACGCCGCCGAGGGGCCCGAGCCGTTGGACGGGCCCGGTGGGGCCGTCGAGGTGGCGGATCCGCCTCGGCCGCAGCCACTGGACGACGAGCTGCCGCCGGAGCCGCTGGACAACCCGCGTCGGCTGCTGGTGTGGCCGGCGCCGGACGTCAGCACGCAGCAGGCGCTCAGCGACCGGGGCTACCGGCCGGTGATCGTGCACTCGCGCGAGGAGGTCGACGCGCAGATCGCCGCCTTCCCGGCCGCGCTGTTCGTCGACCCGCTGACCGGGCCGATCACCCGGACGGCTCTGCAGTCGCTGCGTACGGCCGCCGTCGCCGCGGAGGTTCCGGTGCTGGTCACGGCCGGGCTCGGGCAGGCGACGCGCGAGGCGGCGTACGGCGCCGACCCCGCCGTCCTGCTGAAGGCGCTCGCCCCGCGCGACAGCGAGCAGCATCCGCCGCGGGTGCTGCTCATCGAGCAGCATGCCGAGATCGCGCTGGCGCTGACCTCGACGCTGGAGCGGCGGGGGATGCAGGTCGCGCGGGCGGCGAGCGACGCGGACGCCGTCACGCTCGCCGGGCAGCTGCGGCCGAACCTGGTCGTGATGGACCTGATGCAGGTGCATCGCCGTCAGTCCGGGATCCTGGACTGGCTGCGGGCGAACGGCCAGCTCAACCGCACTCCGCTGGTCGTCTACACGGCCGCGGTCGACCAGGCGGACCTGCCGCGGCTGGCGTCGGGAGAGACGGTTCTGTTCCTCGCCGAGCGGTCGACCAGCCCCGAGGTGCAGGGCAGGATCGTGGACCTGCTGGCGCGCATCGGCACCAACTAG
- a CDS encoding SSI family serine proteinase inhibitor, translated as MFQVTPLRRLAVTACAAVIASVLVGPAPASGHAGTAVGPLAPPPVRDEDQVPDDHLTVTVRHAGGRADGTFEVYCHPEDGDHPDVGRACRAVDRNTRWGREAFAPAPDGGVCTMRYGGPATAHVTGRWAGRPVDATYDRSDGCQIERWDRLVPLLPDLRPTPTR; from the coding sequence ATGTTCCAGGTCACCCCGCTTCGACGGCTCGCCGTCACCGCCTGTGCCGCCGTGATCGCCTCGGTGCTCGTCGGCCCTGCCCCCGCGTCCGGGCATGCCGGGACGGCCGTCGGCCCCCTGGCGCCGCCGCCCGTGCGGGACGAGGACCAGGTCCCCGACGATCATCTGACGGTCACCGTGCGGCACGCCGGTGGGCGAGCCGACGGGACGTTCGAGGTGTACTGCCACCCCGAGGACGGAGATCACCCGGACGTGGGACGCGCCTGTCGCGCCGTGGACCGCAACACCCGGTGGGGCCGGGAGGCCTTCGCGCCGGCCCCGGACGGCGGCGTCTGCACCATGCGGTACGGCGGGCCGGCCACCGCCCATGTCACCGGGCGCTGGGCCGGACGCCCGGTCGACGCGACGTACGACCGCAGCGACGGCTGTCAGATCGAGCGATGGGACCGGCTCGTGCCGCTGCTGCCGGACCTGCGCCCGACCCCCACCCGCTGA
- a CDS encoding PIN domain-containing protein codes for MIIVIADTSGLLAALDSAHPEHRAANEAIMAAGLLVMSPLLLAELDHVATRELGREAALSAVDDLRRWMSRGRVVMPEITEDHLGAAQSVRVRYRALDLDLADAVNVALAADYDTDAILTLDRRDFRAVRPLGRYKAFRVLPDDLPL; via the coding sequence GTGATCATTGTCATCGCCGATACGTCCGGCCTTCTGGCGGCCCTGGACTCGGCTCATCCGGAACACCGGGCGGCGAACGAGGCGATCATGGCGGCGGGCCTGTTGGTCATGTCCCCGCTCCTGCTGGCCGAACTGGACCACGTGGCGACGCGTGAGCTCGGCAGGGAGGCTGCCCTCAGCGCGGTCGACGACCTGCGGCGCTGGATGAGCCGGGGTCGTGTCGTCATGCCGGAGATCACGGAGGACCACCTGGGCGCCGCCCAGTCCGTCCGTGTCCGCTACCGCGCGCTGGACCTCGACCTCGCCGACGCGGTGAACGTGGCCCTTGCCGCCGACTACGACACGGACGCGATCCTGACCCTCGACCGACGAGACTTCCGGGCCGTACGCCCGTTGGGCCGCTATAAGGCGTTCCGGGTGCTCCCCGACGACCTTCCCCTCTGA
- a CDS encoding CopG family transcriptional regulator: MPMKRTNVYADPEDLAIIKEAAKRRGISEAEIIRQGIHLAAMANRVWDEPLFSRTFEGPGHTLSKSEVRDTVAEAVRRETGSGSGSAA, translated from the coding sequence ATGCCCATGAAGCGCACCAACGTCTACGCCGATCCCGAGGACCTGGCCATCATCAAGGAGGCCGCCAAGCGCCGAGGTATAAGCGAGGCCGAGATCATCCGCCAGGGCATCCACCTTGCAGCCATGGCGAACCGGGTCTGGGACGAGCCGCTGTTCTCACGCACCTTCGAGGGGCCGGGCCATACGCTGTCCAAGTCGGAGGTCCGCGACACCGTCGCCGAGGCCGTCCGGCGTGAGACCGGCTCGGGTTCCGGATCCGCCGCGTGA
- a CDS encoding FtsX-like permease family protein has product MTTWFHSWRAAVRIARRDAWRSKGRSFLVLAMIALPILGVSALELTVRSAELTPAQQMERTLGAADARFSDARTGGVAILQDPSGEQHTPAGDYDSPGKSWPDGPTDVTKTIPAGSTVLTDSGGSAKLTTRHGLLQAEVRELAAADPVARGIMRLQEGRFPEKNDEIAATTRFLESSGLSVGSTLTARGFDRTYVISGSYELPNDLTAQQVNALPGAFLAPYAKAVEKAGLPKPDVSTTYLVKKSGGFTWNTVQAINAKGVLVTSRAVALDPPADSEVPLYQKEGWANYESSGAADAAALAAVGTVVGLAMLEICLLAGPAFAVGARRSRRQLGLVGANGGARSHIRAIMLSGGLVIGVAAALVGTVLALILTFALRPLIEDYMGQRFGGFTVKPLELLAIAALAVLTGLLSAIVPAVTASRQTVLASLTGRRGVRRSNRVLPLIGLGAVLLGAAIALYGSVVSDQFVLVAGGSAIAELGVVAMTPALVGLFGRAGRWLPLSPRLALRDAVRNRGRTAPAVAAVLAAVAGTVAVSTYAASSDAQSLAEYRASLPHGAVAALVTEEGGRDVPEVRDAVQRTLPVDVRADVFRIAVGKPGCAPYGEGEGCGRFEVVTPPANECPLWVSTPDGSDPAQKYTKEQRRALAKDWRCLSRDGNGVYVEGGLLIADAPLLKVLGIDDPGAAKALAHGKLLSFHKPQVDRNGTVGIKLITDLKAADRAAEQNKPVPGELKSFPAYQVAGSPDAYGLQSVLSPAAAKAAGLTTVPLGAFFSTDRMPSTEERQKLDAEIAKLGSNVELTVEQGWVDENGLVLLALTVFAGLVTIGAAGIATGLAQADAEADLKTLAAVGAPPRVRRTLSGFQCGVVAAMGVVLGSAAGVLPAVGLRLTEEREQMRFYQEALDNGWGGGGDAPPYVPIVVPWETLAALLVAVPLGAALLAALVTRSRGALARRAAH; this is encoded by the coding sequence GTGACGACCTGGTTCCACTCCTGGCGGGCCGCGGTCCGCATCGCCCGCCGTGACGCCTGGCGCTCCAAGGGCCGCAGCTTCCTCGTCCTCGCCATGATCGCGCTGCCGATCCTGGGCGTGAGCGCCCTGGAGCTGACCGTGCGCAGCGCCGAACTCACCCCCGCGCAGCAGATGGAGCGCACCCTGGGTGCCGCCGACGCTCGCTTCTCCGACGCCCGGACAGGCGGCGTGGCCATCCTGCAGGACCCCAGCGGCGAGCAGCACACCCCGGCCGGGGACTACGACTCGCCGGGCAAATCCTGGCCCGACGGCCCGACCGATGTCACCAAGACCATCCCGGCCGGTTCGACGGTGCTGACCGACAGCGGGGGCAGCGCCAAGCTGACCACCAGGCACGGTCTGCTCCAGGCCGAGGTCCGTGAGCTGGCCGCCGCCGATCCCGTCGCCCGGGGCATCATGCGGCTGCAGGAGGGCCGCTTCCCCGAGAAGAACGACGAGATCGCCGCGACCACCCGGTTCCTGGAGAGCAGCGGGCTGTCCGTCGGCTCCACCCTCACCGCCCGCGGCTTCGACCGCACCTATGTGATCAGCGGCTCGTACGAGCTGCCCAACGACCTCACGGCACAGCAGGTAAACGCCCTGCCGGGGGCCTTCCTCGCGCCGTACGCCAAGGCGGTCGAGAAGGCCGGACTGCCGAAGCCCGACGTCTCCACCACCTACCTGGTGAAGAAGTCCGGTGGTTTCACGTGGAACACGGTCCAGGCGATCAACGCCAAGGGTGTCCTGGTCACCTCGCGCGCCGTGGCCCTCGACCCGCCCGCCGACTCCGAGGTGCCGCTCTACCAGAAGGAAGGCTGGGCCAACTACGAGAGCAGCGGGGCCGCCGACGCCGCCGCGCTCGCCGCCGTGGGCACGGTCGTCGGCCTGGCGATGCTGGAGATCTGCCTGCTCGCCGGTCCCGCCTTCGCCGTCGGTGCCCGTCGTTCCCGCCGCCAGCTGGGCCTCGTCGGCGCCAACGGCGGTGCCCGTAGCCACATCCGGGCCATCATGCTGAGCGGCGGCCTCGTCATCGGCGTCGCGGCGGCCCTGGTCGGCACGGTCCTCGCCCTGATCCTGACCTTCGCCCTCCGGCCGCTCATCGAGGACTACATGGGGCAGCGGTTCGGCGGCTTCACCGTAAAGCCGCTGGAACTGCTCGCCATCGCCGCGCTCGCCGTCCTCACCGGCCTGCTCTCCGCGATCGTCCCGGCCGTCACCGCCTCCCGGCAGACCGTCCTGGCCTCCCTCACCGGCCGTCGCGGCGTGCGCCGCAGCAACCGCGTGCTGCCGCTGATCGGCCTCGGCGCCGTCCTGCTCGGCGCGGCCATCGCCCTGTACGGCTCGGTCGTCTCCGACCAGTTCGTCCTGGTCGCGGGTGGCTCGGCCATCGCCGAGCTGGGTGTGGTCGCCATGACGCCCGCCCTGGTCGGCCTGTTCGGCCGGGCCGGCCGCTGGCTGCCGCTCTCGCCGCGCCTCGCCCTGCGGGACGCCGTCCGCAACCGGGGCCGTACGGCACCCGCTGTCGCCGCCGTCCTGGCTGCCGTCGCGGGCACCGTCGCCGTCTCGACGTACGCCGCGAGCAGCGACGCCCAGAGTCTGGCCGAGTACCGGGCCAGCCTGCCGCACGGGGCCGTCGCCGCGCTCGTCACCGAGGAGGGCGGCCGGGACGTCCCCGAGGTCCGCGACGCCGTGCAGCGGACGCTGCCCGTCGACGTCCGCGCCGACGTGTTCCGGATCGCCGTCGGCAAGCCCGGCTGCGCCCCGTATGGCGAGGGCGAGGGCTGTGGCCGCTTCGAGGTCGTCACCCCGCCGGCCAACGAGTGCCCGCTGTGGGTCAGCACCCCCGACGGCTCCGACCCGGCGCAGAAGTACACCAAGGAGCAGCGGCGCGCGCTCGCCAAGGACTGGCGCTGCCTCTCGCGCGACGGCAACGGCGTCTACGTCGAGGGCGGTCTCCTCATCGCCGACGCCCCGCTCCTGAAGGTCCTCGGCATCGACGACCCGGGCGCGGCCAAGGCCCTCGCCCACGGAAAGCTCCTCAGCTTCCACAAGCCCCAGGTCGACAGGAACGGCACCGTCGGCATCAAGCTGATCACCGACCTGAAGGCCGCCGACCGCGCCGCCGAGCAGAACAAGCCGGTCCCGGGCGAGCTGAAGTCCTTCCCCGCCTACCAGGTGGCCGGCTCGCCCGACGCCTACGGACTGCAGAGCGTGCTCAGCCCCGCCGCCGCCAAGGCCGCCGGGCTGACCACCGTCCCCCTCGGCGCCTTCTTCAGCACCGACCGGATGCCCAGCACGGAGGAGCGGCAGAAGCTCGACGCCGAGATCGCCAAGCTCGGCAGCAACGTCGAGCTGACCGTGGAGCAGGGCTGGGTCGACGAGAACGGGCTCGTCCTGCTCGCGCTGACCGTCTTCGCCGGCCTGGTCACCATCGGTGCGGCCGGCATCGCCACCGGTCTCGCCCAGGCCGACGCGGAGGCCGATCTCAAGACGCTCGCCGCGGTCGGCGCCCCGCCGCGGGTGCGCCGCACGCTCAGCGGCTTCCAGTGCGGTGTGGTCGCCGCGATGGGTGTGGTCCTCGGCTCGGCGGCCGGTGTCCTGCCCGCGGTCGGGCTGCGGCTCACCGAGGAGCGCGAGCAGATGCGCTTCTACCAGGAGGCTCTCGACAATGGCTGGGGCGGCGGCGGTGACGCCCCGCCGTACGTGCCGATCGTCGTCCCCTGGGAGACGCTCGCCGCCCTCTTGGTGGCCGTGCCCCTCGGCGCCGCCTTGCTGGCCGCGCTGGTGACCCGCTCGCGCGGGGCGCTGGCCCGCCGCGCCGCGCACTGA